A genomic region of Pontibaca methylaminivorans contains the following coding sequences:
- the secE gene encoding preprotein translocase subunit SecE, with product MALGNPIQFIQQTRAEISKIVWPTRREVILTTVMVFVMAALAAVFFALIDLAIRSGLQLLLGFFS from the coding sequence ATGGCCCTGGGAAATCCGATCCAGTTCATCCAGCAGACCCGTGCCGAGATCTCCAAGATCGTCTGGCCGACGCGGCGCGAGGTGATTCTGACCACCGTCATGGTGTTCGTCATGGCGGCGCTCGCGGCGGTGTTCTTCGCGCTGATCGACCTTGCGATCCGCAGCGGACTGCAGCTTCTGCTCGGATTCTTCAGCTAG
- a CDS encoding lysophospholipid acyltransferase family protein: protein MSLRKKIANSAWFNRSVEGLVAGWIRLSGGTTRWERTGFGPLHELLGSGEPVIMVLWHQNLAMAPYMFDLSRGPLCTLTSAARAGRLVGQVLARFGFDTVPMSLDKRHVTLSRAVLRKIHEGKSIGIAIDGPNGPARKASAIPLMWARTSGCRIFCVSYSAHRAIRLPTWDRTILPLPWTRGVMLCREWEQAVPRKAGPEQIEALRLDLEAALNDVADACDRATGQLPRQPDN from the coding sequence GTGAGCCTGCGAAAGAAGATTGCGAACAGCGCCTGGTTCAACCGGTCGGTCGAGGGGCTCGTCGCCGGCTGGATCCGCCTGAGCGGCGGCACCACCCGATGGGAGCGCACGGGGTTCGGGCCGCTGCACGAACTGCTGGGCAGCGGCGAGCCGGTCATCATGGTTCTCTGGCACCAGAACCTGGCGATGGCGCCCTACATGTTCGACCTTTCCAGGGGGCCGCTCTGCACGCTCACCTCGGCGGCGCGGGCCGGGCGGCTGGTCGGGCAGGTGCTGGCCCGCTTCGGCTTCGACACCGTGCCGATGTCGCTCGACAAGCGTCACGTCACCCTGTCGCGCGCGGTGCTGCGCAAGATCCACGAAGGCAAGTCGATCGGCATCGCCATCGACGGGCCGAACGGTCCGGCACGCAAGGCCTCGGCGATCCCCCTGATGTGGGCGCGCACCTCGGGCTGCCGGATCTTCTGCGTCTCGTATTCCGCGCATCGGGCGATCCGGCTGCCCACCTGGGACCGCACCATCCTGCCCCTGCCCTGGACGCGGGGTGTCATGCTCTGCCGCGAGTGGGAACAGGCGGTGCCGCGCAAGGCGGGCCCGGAACAGATCGAGGCCCTGCGCCTCGATCTCGAAGCGGCCCTGAACGACGTGGCCGACGCCTGCGATCGCGCCACCGGACAGCTACCGCGCCAGCCAGACAACTGA
- a CDS encoding Bax inhibitor-1/YccA family protein has protein sequence MARFDTLRNATHGAVGARSAAIDAGLRAHMNKVYATMSVGTLLTFLVAWAVGTSPELLSIFRDPVTLRPNILGWIVMFAPLIMVFAFGAALNRLSAAGAQLFFYVFAAVMGLSMAWIFVAFTGLSIANVFLITSIAFAGLSLVGYTTKKDLSGMGTFLVMGVIGLVVAMLVNLFLQSPAIMFAVSILGVLIFAGLTAYDTQRIKTEYIAHAQAADQEWLGKAAIMGALSLYLDFINMFMFLLQLFGNRE, from the coding sequence ATGGCCAGATTCGACACACTCCGGAATGCCACCCATGGAGCGGTGGGGGCGCGCAGTGCCGCAATTGATGCGGGGCTGCGCGCGCACATGAACAAGGTCTACGCGACCATGTCGGTCGGCACGCTGCTGACCTTCCTGGTTGCATGGGCCGTGGGGACCTCGCCCGAGCTTCTCTCCATCTTCCGCGATCCGGTCACGCTGCGGCCGAACATCCTTGGCTGGATCGTCATGTTCGCGCCGCTCATCATGGTGTTTGCCTTCGGTGCCGCGCTGAACCGCCTGTCGGCCGCCGGGGCGCAGTTGTTCTTCTACGTCTTCGCCGCGGTCATGGGCCTGTCGATGGCGTGGATCTTCGTGGCCTTCACCGGGCTTTCGATTGCCAACGTGTTCCTCATCACCTCGATCGCCTTCGCCGGGCTGTCGCTGGTCGGCTACACGACCAAGAAGGATCTTTCCGGCATGGGCACCTTCCTGGTCATGGGGGTGATCGGGCTGGTCGTGGCGATGCTGGTGAACCTGTTCCTGCAGTCGCCGGCGATCATGTTCGCCGTGTCGATCCTCGGCGTGCTGATCTTCGCCGGGCTCACCGCCTATGACACGCAGCGGATCAAGACCGAGTATATCGCCCATGCCCAGGCCGCCGATCAGGAATGGCTCGGCAAGGCCGCGATCATGGGCGCGCTGAGCCTCTATCTCGACTTCATCAACATGTTCATGTTCCTGCTGCAGCTTTTCGGCAACCGCGAATAA
- a CDS encoding NADPH:quinone oxidoreductase family protein, producing MRAYQVTAPGAEPELRDVTLAPPGRGEIEIDIRACGLNFADLLMVKGNYQDTPEPPFTLGLESAGTVRALGEGVEGFAPGDRVMIYGGQGGLATRGVFEAARAIPIPEVMSFEHAAAFQIAYGTSHLALDYRARLQPGETLLVTGAAGGVGLTAVEIGKLMGARVIAHARGADKLEVARRAGADHLIEADSGDLRRQLLDLGGVDVVYDAVGGEVFKAAFRACRPEGRILPIGFASGEVPQIPANHLLVKNLTVMGLYIGGLLKARPEVLRASMERLLDWYEAGRLRPHVSHVLPLDRAAEGLELLRSRTATGKVVICP from the coding sequence ATGCGAGCATATCAGGTCACGGCCCCGGGTGCAGAGCCGGAACTGCGCGACGTGACATTGGCGCCACCCGGCCGCGGAGAGATCGAAATCGACATTCGCGCCTGCGGGCTGAATTTTGCCGATCTGCTGATGGTAAAGGGAAACTATCAGGATACGCCCGAGCCGCCCTTCACGCTCGGGCTCGAATCGGCGGGAACGGTTCGCGCGCTGGGCGAGGGTGTCGAGGGATTCGCGCCGGGCGATCGCGTGATGATCTATGGCGGGCAGGGTGGTCTGGCCACGCGCGGCGTGTTCGAGGCCGCGCGGGCGATCCCCATTCCCGAGGTCATGAGCTTCGAACATGCCGCCGCCTTCCAGATCGCCTACGGCACGAGCCACCTGGCCCTGGATTACCGTGCGCGCCTGCAGCCGGGCGAAACGCTGCTGGTGACCGGGGCCGCCGGCGGGGTCGGGCTCACGGCGGTGGAGATCGGCAAGCTCATGGGGGCGCGGGTGATCGCCCATGCGCGCGGCGCGGACAAGCTCGAGGTCGCCCGCAGGGCCGGCGCCGATCACCTGATCGAGGCCGACAGCGGCGATCTGCGCCGGCAACTTCTCGATCTCGGCGGGGTCGATGTGGTCTATGACGCGGTCGGGGGCGAGGTGTTCAAGGCGGCCTTCCGGGCCTGCCGCCCCGAAGGACGCATCCTGCCGATCGGATTTGCCAGCGGCGAGGTGCCGCAGATCCCGGCCAATCACCTTCTTGTGAAGAACCTGACGGTGATGGGGCTCTACATCGGCGGTCTGCTCAAGGCGCGGCCCGAGGTGCTGCGCGCGAGCATGGAGCGGCTGCTCGACTGGTACGAGGCGGGCCGCCTCCGGCCCCATGTGAGCCATGTCCTGCCGCTCGATCGCGCGGCCGAGGGGCTGGAACTCCTGCGCAGCCGCACCGCGACCGGAAAGGTTGTGATCTGCCCCTGA
- a CDS encoding helix-turn-helix domain-containing protein, whose product MSHPVDVHVGKRVRHRRWLIGMTQQQLAEQVGIKFQQIQKYETGANRISASRLWDIADALEVPVSFFFEGLKETGQGARKSDVPDDLIGDKEALDLVRSYYSIPEHQRRRLFDLARVLSDDAA is encoded by the coding sequence ATGAGCCACCCCGTAGATGTGCATGTTGGCAAACGCGTGCGACATCGCCGCTGGCTGATCGGCATGACGCAGCAGCAACTCGCCGAACAGGTCGGGATCAAGTTCCAGCAGATCCAGAAATACGAGACCGGCGCGAACCGCATCAGCGCCTCGCGTCTGTGGGACATCGCCGATGCGCTTGAAGTCCCGGTCAGCTTTTTCTTCGAGGGGTTGAAAGAGACCGGCCAGGGCGCCCGCAAGAGCGATGTTCCCGACGACCTGATCGGCGACAAGGAGGCGCTCGACCTCGTGCGCTCCTATTACTCGATCCCCGAACACCAGCGCCGCCGCCTGTTCGACCTGGCGCGGGTTCTGAGCGACGACGCCGCCTGA
- a CDS encoding inositol monophosphatase family protein translates to MTNQLSDPAAHDRTLSDVELAHRLADAAGDAILPHFRQPELSAVNKLAAPGASGFDPVTAADRAAETAMREMLARHRPDDGIWGEEFGRIPGTSGREWVLDPIDGTRAFLSGATTWGVLIALGASSGRPELGIIDQPYTGERFIATDGVAQLQAPREERRLVTRSTAALDRAILFSTFPGIGTADERAAFDRVSARVMLTRFGMDCYAYALLAAGHIDLVIEAGLNAYDIQAPIALIEAAGGIVTDWAGAPAWGGGQVLAAANPRLHAAALDLLRAGD, encoded by the coding sequence ATGACGAACCAGCTTTCAGACCCCGCCGCCCATGACCGCACCCTTTCCGACGTCGAGCTGGCCCACCGGCTCGCCGATGCCGCGGGGGATGCGATCCTGCCGCATTTCCGGCAGCCGGAGCTGTCGGCGGTGAACAAGCTTGCCGCGCCCGGTGCCAGCGGCTTCGATCCGGTGACGGCAGCGGATCGCGCGGCCGAAACCGCGATGCGCGAGATGCTGGCCCGCCACCGGCCGGACGATGGCATCTGGGGCGAGGAATTCGGCCGCATCCCCGGCACCAGCGGCCGGGAATGGGTGCTGGACCCGATCGACGGCACCCGCGCCTTCCTGAGCGGAGCGACCACCTGGGGCGTGCTGATCGCGCTGGGGGCCAGTAGCGGCCGGCCGGAACTCGGCATCATCGACCAGCCCTATACCGGCGAGCGCTTCATCGCCACCGATGGCGTTGCACAGTTGCAGGCCCCGCGCGAGGAGCGCCGGCTTGTCACCCGCTCCACGGCGGCTCTTGACCGCGCGATCCTGTTCTCGACCTTCCCGGGCATCGGCACCGCGGATGAGCGCGCCGCGTTCGACCGCGTGAGCGCGCGGGTGATGCTGACCCGCTTCGGCATGGATTGCTATGCCTATGCGCTGCTCGCCGCCGGCCATATCGACCTCGTGATCGAGGCCGGGCTCAACGCCTATGACATCCAGGCCCCGATCGCCCTGATCGAGGCCGCCGGCGGGATCGTGACCGACTGGGCGGGCGCGCCGGCATGGGGCGGAGGACAGGTGCTTGCGGCGGCCAATCCGCGGCTCCATGCGGCGGCGCTCGACCTGCTGCGGGCGGGCGACTGA
- a CDS encoding 5-formyltetrahydrofolate cyclo-ligase: MSDHDIDTEKAAARKAAHARRAEAHARSEPDASRLLASTLAEYRGLPLSGYLAIRSEIDPLPAMSEAAAYGPVGVPVIPGPAQPLKFARWTPETELVKGTFGAMVPADPEYFEPEVVIVPLVAFDARGGRLGYGGGFYDRTLELLRSRRRTIAIGFAYDEQQAGSIPLEPTDQPLDLLVTQSRILRF; the protein is encoded by the coding sequence ATGAGTGATCACGACATCGACACGGAAAAGGCAGCGGCGCGCAAGGCGGCCCATGCCCGACGGGCCGAGGCCCACGCCCGCTCCGAACCGGACGCATCGCGGCTGCTTGCCTCGACGCTCGCCGAATACCGCGGCCTGCCGCTTTCGGGCTATCTCGCGATTCGCAGCGAGATCGACCCGCTGCCCGCCATGAGCGAGGCCGCCGCTTATGGTCCGGTCGGGGTGCCGGTGATCCCCGGGCCGGCGCAGCCACTGAAGTTCGCCCGCTGGACGCCGGAGACGGAGCTCGTCAAGGGCACCTTCGGGGCAATGGTCCCGGCCGATCCCGAATATTTCGAGCCCGAAGTCGTGATCGTGCCGCTTGTGGCTTTTGACGCGCGCGGCGGGCGGCTTGGCTATGGCGGCGGCTTCTATGACCGCACACTCGAGCTTTTGCGCTCGCGCCGCCGCACCATTGCCATCGGATTCGCCTATGACGAGCAGCAGGCGGGCTCGATCCCGCTCGAACCGACGGATCAGCCGCTCGACCTGCTGGTGACGCAAAGCCGGATCCTGCGGTTCTAG
- a CDS encoding GlxA family transcriptional regulator — protein sequence MAVKAEVGILIYPGVQMSAVLAMTDLFIVSNRFSAPRIAQGQDRIAVSHWRIETEDGPPRRVHETHPPTQTGPDVLILPPSLDSPATAAIAAPYLDWLRDRHAAGTILASVCAGAFLLGETGLLDGRPTTTHWFLEDQFRARFPHVPVDVDRLLIDGGQILTAGGVMSWTDLCLRLVERLRGAEVMTQTARFLLVDPPGREQRYYRIFSPRTGHGDAAVLAVQRWLQDTEARDISLERLAAKAGLERRTFLRRFRAATGMTTSEYGQRLRVGRACELLQFSAKTVEQIAWEVGYADPGAFRKIFARFIGLTPGEYRRRFGHAS from the coding sequence ATGGCCGTTAAGGCAGAGGTCGGGATCCTGATCTATCCCGGGGTGCAGATGTCCGCGGTCCTCGCGATGACAGACCTTTTCATCGTCTCCAACCGGTTTTCGGCCCCGCGGATCGCGCAGGGGCAGGACCGGATCGCCGTCAGCCACTGGCGCATCGAGACCGAGGACGGCCCGCCGCGCCGTGTCCACGAGACCCATCCCCCCACGCAAACCGGGCCCGATGTCCTGATCCTGCCGCCCAGCCTCGATTCACCCGCCACAGCCGCGATCGCGGCGCCCTATCTCGACTGGTTGCGCGATCGTCATGCCGCCGGCACCATCCTGGCCTCGGTCTGTGCCGGTGCGTTCCTGCTGGGGGAAACCGGCCTGCTGGACGGGCGGCCAACGACAACGCACTGGTTCCTGGAAGACCAGTTCCGCGCCCGTTTTCCCCATGTGCCGGTCGATGTGGACCGGTTGCTGATCGACGGCGGGCAGATCCTGACCGCGGGCGGCGTCATGTCCTGGACCGATCTCTGCCTGCGCCTGGTCGAGCGGCTGCGAGGGGCCGAGGTGATGACCCAGACCGCCCGCTTCCTGCTGGTCGATCCGCCGGGGCGGGAACAGCGCTATTACCGTATCTTTTCGCCCCGGACGGGGCATGGCGATGCTGCCGTGCTCGCGGTGCAGCGCTGGCTGCAGGACACCGAGGCCCGGGACATTTCGCTGGAAAGGCTGGCGGCGAAGGCGGGGCTGGAGCGGCGCACCTTCCTGCGCCGCTTCCGCGCGGCGACGGGCATGACGACCTCGGAATACGGGCAGCGGCTGCGCGTCGGCCGGGCCTGCGAACTGTTGCAGTTCAGCGCCAAGACGGTCGAACAGATCGCCTGGGAGGTCGGCTATGCCGATCCGGGCGCGTTCCGCAAGATCTTTGCCCGTTTCATCGGGCTGACCCCGGGAGAATATCGCCGGCGCTTCGGCCACGCCAGCTAG
- a CDS encoding cysteine hydrolase family protein produces the protein MSKRAIVVVDLQNDYFPGGKYELVGIDKAAANAARVIEAARKKGDRVIHVQHIFPSPDAPFFAPDSDGIAINPVVAPHEGETVVVKNYPNSFLKTDLKDILDADGVSDVVVVGAMSHMCIDATTRAASDFGYKTTVIQDACATRDLEHEGVTVPAASVHAAMMSALGFAYATITDTDAYIAR, from the coding sequence ATGAGCAAACGCGCCATCGTGGTCGTCGATCTCCAGAACGATTACTTCCCCGGCGGAAAATATGAACTTGTCGGCATCGACAAGGCCGCCGCGAACGCCGCCCGGGTGATCGAAGCCGCCCGCAAAAAGGGCGACCGGGTGATCCATGTCCAGCATATCTTTCCCAGCCCTGATGCGCCCTTCTTCGCCCCCGATTCCGACGGTATCGCGATCAACCCGGTCGTGGCCCCGCACGAGGGCGAGACGGTCGTGGTCAAGAATTATCCAAACTCCTTCCTCAAGACCGACCTGAAGGACATTCTGGACGCCGACGGCGTCAGCGATGTCGTGGTCGTCGGCGCCATGAGCCATATGTGCATCGACGCCACCACCCGCGCCGCCAGCGATTTCGGCTACAAGACCACCGTGATCCAGGATGCCTGCGCCACCCGCGACCTGGAACACGAGGGCGTCACCGTCCCGGCGGCCTCGGTCCATGCGGCGATGATGTCGGCGCTCGGCTTCGCCTATGCGACGATCACCGATACCGATGCCTACATCGCGCGGTAG
- a CDS encoding universal stress protein, which produces MMCRILALLDGSAYSRSVCRHTAWIARRLNAGVEAMHVLGRREGAVTADFSGALGLGARTALLEELSALDEQRAKLAQAKGHAILEDAKAILEQDGIPDVTLRLKKGDLLEAVRELEDESRAIIIGKRGEGADFASGHLGSNLERIVRSSRVPVFVASREFRPISKVLVAYDGSASAKVAIERMAASPVFADLDVCVLTAAQDSTHARKVAGEAVATLHAAGITASSRIATGEVEDALNKLVSEEGFDLLVMGAYGHGRIRSLIIGSTTTAMIRSVKIPVLLYR; this is translated from the coding sequence ATCATGTGCAGGATACTGGCATTGCTGGACGGCTCGGCCTATTCCAGGAGTGTCTGCCGGCATACGGCATGGATCGCGCGCAGGCTCAACGCCGGCGTGGAGGCCATGCATGTTCTGGGCCGCCGCGAAGGCGCGGTTACGGCGGATTTTTCGGGTGCGCTGGGTCTGGGCGCCAGAACCGCACTTCTGGAAGAGCTTTCCGCGCTGGACGAACAGCGCGCAAAGCTTGCCCAGGCGAAGGGCCATGCCATTCTGGAAGATGCAAAAGCGATCCTCGAGCAAGACGGGATTCCAGATGTGACTCTACGTCTCAAGAAGGGTGATCTTCTGGAAGCGGTTCGCGAGCTTGAAGACGAAAGTCGTGCAATCATCATCGGCAAGCGCGGGGAAGGGGCCGATTTCGCCTCGGGTCACCTGGGGTCGAACCTTGAACGGATCGTGCGCAGCTCCAGGGTGCCGGTATTCGTGGCATCGCGGGAATTCCGCCCAATTTCGAAGGTTCTCGTGGCCTATGATGGCAGCGCAAGCGCCAAGGTCGCAATCGAGCGCATGGCGGCCAGCCCTGTTTTCGCGGATCTCGATGTCTGCGTGCTCACTGCGGCGCAGGACAGTACGCATGCGCGAAAAGTGGCAGGTGAAGCGGTCGCGACGCTTCATGCGGCCGGTATCACGGCGTCCTCTCGCATCGCGACGGGTGAAGTCGAAGACGCCCTGAACAAGCTGGTTTCCGAAGAGGGGTTCGACCTTCTGGTGATGGGCGCCTATGGCCATGGCAGGATCAGGAGCCTCATTATCGGCTCCACGACCACGGCGATGATCAGGTCGGTGAAAATACCGGTTCTGCTGTATAGATGA
- a CDS encoding SulP family inorganic anion transporter, which yields MISVSDYRQQWFGNIRGDILAGIVVALALIPEAIAFSIIAGVDPKVGLYASFSIAVLIAFTGGRPGMISAATAATAVLMVTLVKDYGLQYLLAATVLAGLLQIGAGLLKLGRFMRYVSKSVMTGFVNALAILIFMAQLPELNPGNPGVTWLTYALVAAGLAIIYLFPRITTAVPSPLVTIVVLTALVVALGWDVRTVGDMGALPDTLPVFLIPDIPLTFETLLIIFPYSLGVAVVGLLESLMTQNIVDDLTDTRSDRNQECIGQGIANTCTGFIGGMAGCAMIGQSIINVKSGGRGRLSVFTAGVVLLTLVVGLGDLVARIPMPALVAVMIMVSIGTFSWSSIKALKVHPRSSSIVMIATVVTVVYTHNLAIGVLVGVLLSGIFFAGKIAQLFRMSSTLSDDGRERTYVLEGQLFYGSAEDFANAFDFSEVLDRVTIDVSRAHIWDISSVQALDMAILKFRREGVEVQVIGMNEASETLVDKLAIHDRPGALDGLAGP from the coding sequence ATGATTTCAGTTTCCGATTACCGACAGCAATGGTTCGGTAACATTCGCGGCGATATCCTTGCAGGTATCGTCGTGGCGCTGGCCCTGATTCCCGAAGCCATCGCCTTCTCCATCATCGCCGGCGTGGACCCCAAGGTGGGTCTTTACGCCTCCTTTTCCATTGCGGTGCTGATCGCCTTTACTGGCGGGCGCCCGGGTATGATCTCGGCCGCAACGGCAGCCACCGCCGTGCTGATGGTCACGCTCGTGAAGGATTACGGGCTTCAGTATCTGCTGGCAGCCACCGTTCTGGCGGGACTGTTGCAGATCGGGGCCGGTCTTCTGAAGCTCGGACGGTTCATGCGTTACGTGTCCAAATCCGTCATGACGGGTTTCGTGAACGCGCTCGCCATCCTGATCTTCATGGCGCAACTGCCCGAACTGAATCCCGGCAATCCCGGAGTCACATGGCTTACCTACGCGTTGGTGGCCGCGGGGCTGGCCATCATCTATCTGTTCCCGCGCATCACCACCGCGGTGCCCTCGCCGCTGGTCACGATCGTCGTGCTGACGGCGCTGGTGGTCGCTCTGGGCTGGGACGTGCGGACCGTGGGCGATATGGGCGCGCTGCCCGATACGCTGCCTGTCTTTCTCATCCCGGATATTCCGCTGACGTTTGAAACGCTGCTGATCATCTTTCCCTATTCCCTCGGGGTTGCCGTCGTGGGGCTGCTGGAAAGCCTGATGACACAGAACATCGTGGACGACCTGACCGACACCCGGTCCGACCGGAACCAGGAGTGCATCGGTCAAGGCATTGCAAACACCTGCACCGGGTTCATCGGCGGCATGGCAGGCTGCGCCATGATCGGCCAGTCGATCATCAACGTGAAATCCGGGGGGCGGGGCCGGCTTTCGGTCTTTACAGCCGGCGTCGTGCTCCTGACCCTCGTCGTGGGGCTGGGTGATCTTGTCGCCCGCATCCCGATGCCGGCGCTGGTTGCCGTCATGATCATGGTTTCCATCGGGACGTTCTCCTGGTCCTCGATCAAGGCCCTCAAAGTCCATCCGCGTTCGTCCTCTATCGTGATGATCGCGACGGTTGTTACAGTGGTCTACACGCACAACCTTGCCATTGGCGTTCTGGTCGGCGTGCTGCTGTCAGGGATCTTCTTTGCAGGGAAGATTGCGCAACTGTTCCGCATGTCCTCGACGCTTTCGGATGACGGGCGCGAGCGGACATATGTGCTTGAAGGGCAGCTTTTCTACGGCTCGGCCGAGGATTTTGCGAATGCCTTCGACTTCAGCGAGGTTCTGGATCGCGTCACCATCGACGTGAGCCGCGCGCATATCTGGGATATCAGTTCTGTTCAGGCGCTGGACATGGCAATTCTGAAGTTCCGCCGCGAAGGTGTCGAAGTCCAGGTGATCGGCATGAACGAGGCGTCTGAAACGCTCGTCGACAAGCTTGCCATTCATGACAGGCCCGGTGCGCTCGACGGGTTGGCGGGGCCTTGA
- the selD gene encoding selenide, water dikinase SelD, with translation MKTTEHDAEPRLTSLSRGGGCGCKIAPAVLSEILRNTAAMPVPEDLLVGLETSDDAAVYRLNSEQALIATTDFFMPVVDDPFDFGRIAAANALSDVYAMGGTPIMALALVGMPVNRLSTVTIGRILEGGATICREAGIPVVGGHTIDSVEAIYGLVALGLVHPDRIKRNSGARPGDCLVLGKPLGIGVFSAALKKGVLSEAAYEELIASTTRLNRPGPDLAALDGVNAITDVTGFGLGGHALEMARGSGCDLHIDWQAVPVFETARPLAAEGIVTGASGRNLASYGTGVTLPDGFAAADQALLSDPQTSGGLLVSCRPEVLGDVMELFARAGFAEAAPVGTVRESSGAPGVSVV, from the coding sequence ATGAAGACCACGGAACACGATGCCGAACCGCGCCTGACCTCGCTGTCCCGCGGCGGCGGCTGCGGCTGCAAGATTGCGCCGGCGGTGCTGTCCGAGATCCTGCGCAATACCGCCGCCATGCCCGTTCCCGAAGACCTGCTGGTCGGGCTCGAAACCTCGGACGATGCCGCGGTCTATCGGCTGAACAGCGAACAGGCGCTGATCGCCACTACCGATTTCTTCATGCCGGTCGTGGATGATCCTTTCGATTTCGGCCGTATCGCGGCGGCAAATGCGCTTTCGGATGTCTATGCCATGGGCGGCACGCCGATCATGGCGCTGGCGCTGGTCGGCATGCCGGTGAATCGTCTTTCCACCGTCACGATCGGGCGGATCCTCGAAGGCGGGGCCACGATCTGCCGCGAAGCCGGCATCCCGGTCGTCGGTGGCCATACAATCGATTCGGTCGAAGCGATCTATGGCCTTGTCGCGCTGGGACTGGTCCACCCGGATCGCATCAAGCGCAACAGCGGCGCGCGGCCCGGGGATTGCCTCGTGCTGGGCAAGCCGCTCGGGATCGGCGTGTTCTCGGCGGCGCTGAAGAAGGGCGTGCTGAGCGAGGCGGCCTATGAAGAACTGATCGCGAGCACGACCCGCCTGAACCGGCCGGGGCCGGATCTGGCCGCGCTCGACGGGGTGAATGCGATCACCGATGTGACCGGTTTCGGGCTGGGCGGTCATGCGCTTGAAATGGCGCGGGGATCGGGCTGCGACCTGCATATCGACTGGCAGGCGGTGCCGGTTTTCGAAACTGCCCGCCCGCTTGCGGCCGAGGGTATCGTGACCGGTGCGTCGGGGCGCAACCTTGCAAGCTATGGCACGGGGGTAACGCTGCCCGACGGCTTTGCCGCGGCGGACCAGGCGCTGCTCAGCGATCCGCAGACCAGCGGCGGGCTGCTGGTCTCCTGCCGGCCCGAGGTTCTGGGCGATGTGATGGAGCTGTTCGCGCGCGCCGGATTCGCAGAGGCGGCCCCGGTCGGAACCGTCCGCGAAAGCAGCGGCGCGCCGGGCGTTTCGGTGGTGTGA